A stretch of DNA from Xyrauchen texanus isolate HMW12.3.18 chromosome 36, RBS_HiC_50CHRs, whole genome shotgun sequence:
GGAACGTCCAGCATGACTGCCTGCTGACACGGCTCCATCCGGCTCTggatctggtgccccctttttagtCAGATCAGTCTGGTGACTGGATGACTTCGTGCTGAAATGTtgtgcagaggcactgcttccggatatcgcactgcatagtccaccagaaccaacacaaaaagatgCCTGCATACCATCCGCTCTAATGACCagacgaggtccataccaattctttcgaaggggacctcgatcaacagaagggggcgcaatggtgcTCTTGGGGTGACcggcagattcaccagctgacattcacggcatgccgcacaccacctgcaaaTACATCCTCCCCCTCCCTACATCCTCCTGACGTGGAGCTGATGTAGACGGCCCTGGCACCACCTCCTCAGCCAGTgaatcacacaccacacactgatTCACTTTGTTGCAGGACACATCCACACATATTTCCCTTAATAAAGTAGTAAATGTCGGTCAATTCGTACCCAAGATTAGTGGGTGGGAGAGGCAGGGACTATGCTTTTAAACATTCTATTCAACACTATGCTTTTGGCCCGAAATTTAATAATGACCGGCACTAAAGGGTAATTTTGAATATCCCTGtacacacaccttaccttcacccgCCGGCCTATATCAAAATCCTTGgattgaaccaagctttggtgaatggatGTTTGATTATAACCTGAATCCTCCAAGGCTCACAGGTATCCAGTACACACCTGCTCTATCGGAGGTGGCCTGTGGTGTGTCGAGGATCCAGACCAATGTCGCCACCTCCATCGCGGGGCATCGGTCCTGGAAGTGACCAGGTTCCCCGCAGCATCAGCAGACTGGTCCTGACTTCACGCCCACACCCGTAGGGGTCAGCTGAGATGGTTAGGGCAAACCGGCGAGCTGAATGGTCTCCGAGGAACTGGTTTGGGGTCATACATTTGCGGCCAAAAATATtgacacccttggtaaatatgagcaaagaaggctgtgaaaaatatgtcttaattGTTAATCcttttgatttttcattcaaaatattcacaataataaaatttactaaatatatctgaagtatattcccattcagccatgacttcctgtttcacagtggtataaatatgaggtaacacacaagccaaatgCTCTTAGTCATCCATCAAAATGTGTAAGACCAAATAACATAGTTATGATGTGCAGCAAAATGTTGTTGAGCTCTACAAAATGGAAAGTGTTGCAGGACACATCCCGACCCGTTGCAAGGTGGCTCATTTCATGTCCTCGTACACCAGGAGGTTGGACGCAGGAAGGTGTTGGGCCacaagttgagcttccccagaCAACAGTGGCAGTAGGGCACTTCCACGCTCCAGTTGTCTGCTCAAAGTGTTTGAGAAACCCTCAGGGTTGTCCCCATCTTCACGAGTGTGACATGAGGCATGGCCAAAAGGGAGTCCGGGATCATGGCTTAAGATCCCTCCTGGTGTACCAAGCTCCATAACACATTCCGGTCCTCCACTTGAGCCTGGAGGAGCACCTGGAACCGCTGCTCCTGCTCCACGTGCAGGTCAAGCAGAGACTGATGTTATGTTTGttggatgctggcgagggtcttGAACAGTTCGGTCAGCAGGCGAAGTCTCCGTGACAGAGTTTTCTTCTTcctaattcccgggtttcggcaccactgtgataGAAGTGGGAGCTGGGTAACAGTCCATGTAATTCATTATTTCTACACACTTTTAAGtgtaacacacaaaaacaatgctTTTCAGTCGTCtaccgcatacacacacacacagctttgtgcgtctctctctcctctggctgTCAGCAAACAACCTTTTTGTACAGACAGTTTAAACACCCTGTCTGTATAAATCTGTTCACAAAGTAgtcttaattttatatatttatctgaGTATGATTTGAAGACATTGTCTCTCCCAAAATGCTGTTTTATATGTGTGTTGagaaattgtgtgtgtgcgtgcgcatgattatgtggtttacgaggacaatttttttatgtttcaaactggtaattacaagggtattatgctgcaaatgtggtttatgaggacatttctagtttccccataatttaaatagcttaaaaacatattaaactatgttttattgaaaatgtaaaaatgcagaatgttttttgtgagggttaggtttaggggttgtgttaggtttaggtgagagaatatatagtttgtacagtataaaaatcattatgtcaatggaaagtccaaattaatatttggtaattatgatcaggactgatattGGTTAATGAATTTGTTATGATGCAGACGAGGGCAAACAAGGAGTGGGATCAAAATGCGGTTTATTATAAATTaaagtgaacacaaaacaaaactaaatcaggAAAACATCGAGGGTACAAGGAACTGGATGAACAAACAGGAAGACAACGGagcaaaacatcaacattcatcaaacaacgaccgacagagactgaacaaacaaccagggtttaaatacagaaaggaacaaacaagggaatgagggacacctggggaaacaatcagggaaggaggaacaatcagaggaaaaccaatcataaaacgaaactacaaaaaccaaacaggaaacaggaactaaactaaacttcaacataaaagcacaaaaacaaaaagacaacagtgaacatgacagagtcccccctcaaaggatcggattccagacgatcctaaaacaaaaatgacaaaaaacccacaaaaaaacaaaatgagggcaccaggggcaaacagacagtccaagggggcacatggggcagacagacagaccaagggggtacaaggggcaagagggcagtccaagggggcacaaggggcaggcaggaagtccaagggggcacagggggcaggcaggaagtccaagggggcacagggggcaggcaggaattccaagggggcacagggggcaggcaggaagtccaaggggcagggacaggttcagggggcctgggagatggccgcagaacagggacaggttcaggaggcctgggaggcggccacagggacaggttcaggaggcctgggaggtggccataggacagccatggggaactccaagggcggagccatggaagacccatgtggcagagccatgggtggctcaggaggttgaaccgtagaaggctctggattcggagccgagggagactcaggaggcggagccaagtgaggcggaaccatgggaggctcaggaggtggagccgaggaaggctcgggaggctcaggaggcggagccgaggcagactcaggaggcggagccaagggaggcagaaccatgggaggctctggaggcggagccgagggaggcagaaccatggaaagctctggagactcagggggcggagctgagggaggctcaggaggcagagccgtagggggctcgggaggcggagtcgtaggaggctcgggaggcggaggcctggaaggctctggaggtggagccgatggaggtggcgccgtaggaggttctagaggcggaggcctagaaggctctggaggtggagccaaagaggtggctcaggaggcggagcagagtgaggctcggtaggcggagacctggaaggctctggaggcggagccgtaggaggctcgggaggtggagccctggaaggctcgagagactcgggaggcggagccctgggaggctcgagagactcagggggcagagccataggaggctcgagaggcggagccctggaaggctcgagagacttgagaggcggagccctgggaggctcgagagacggagccctgggcggctcgagaggcggagccctgggcggctcgagaggcggagccgaggaaggctcgggaggctcgagagacttgagaggcggagccctggaaggctcaggaggcagagccctggaaggctcgagaggcagagccctggaaggctcgagaggcagagccctggaaggctcgagaggcggagccctggaaggctcgagaggcggagccctggaaggctcgagagacgagaggcggagccctgggaggctcgagagacggagcccttgaaggctcgagaggcggagccctagaaggctcgggaggcggagccctagaaggctcgggaggcggagctggctcagggacggtcgaggctacaggcgctggctcagggacggtcgaggctacaggcgctggctcgctgaccgtggctgacgagggctcaggctcgttgaccgtggctgacgagggctcaggctcgctgaccgtggctgacgagggctcaggctcgctgaccgtggctgacgagggctcaggctcgctcaccgtggctgacgtgggcgcaggctcgctcaccgtggctgatgtgggcgcaggctcgcagaccgaggcaggcgtgggccgggaaaCGGATGCCCGTCttctcctccgggcagacgaagtggaccgtgcaggctcgtTGACGGcgacaggcatgggggttggcacgctgacaggtggggcaggcatgatgggaagagccatgggcgagtggaaagtcaccactgagggaggtgAGGTTGGCTCCTCTtccacgcccacagtgagtggcaagccgctgaccagcaaagtctcttccacaaaatcgcggagcttccagccgcgcgtcgccagTGGCAACAGCTCCTTGAGCGAATCGGTCAGATtagcccggaagaacaccaccagggaggagtctgggaagtcggtAGCCCACGCTAGGTCCAGGAAGTCTCTAATGTGGTCCTctaccgggcggcttccttgcctcaggttcaggaggcggcagcttgcctgaagaaccgctggatccattgtggtcagTCGTTCTGTTATGATGCAGACGAGGTTAAACAAGGAGTGGGATCAAAATGTGGATTATTATAAATTaaagtgaacacaaaacaaacaggaacaaatgaaaaccgccacatggggaaaacaaaacGAAATCAGGAAAACATCGAGGGTACAAGGAACTGGATGAACAAACGGGAAGACAGGCAACGGagcaaaacatcaacattcatcaaacaacgaccgacagagactgaacgaacaaccagggtttaaatacagaaaggaacaaacaagggaatgagggacacctggggaaacaatcagggaaggaggaacaatcaggggaaaatcaatcataaaaagaaactacaaaaggactacaaaaaccaaacaggaaacaggaactaaactaaacttcaacataaaagcacaaaaacaaaaagacaacagtgaacatgacagaattaactcactgaaagtggaaaataatatataatatcattTGTCCACTAAGGACctttgagtaacttttttaaattgatgcacaagggttaagatcGGGCGCCATATGTGCAATGTCGCTTAGATTAAGAGtaaaacactacacacactgcAACAAAGAATGAATGTATTGGACTTATATGCTACTTATATTATAATCCATCAACATAGAGATAAATAACCATTAGGCGTTTTTACTAGTTTATACTAATAAGAACCCCATTTTAAAGCTTTGCAATTCTTACAAGTAAAAATTTCATTTAACTATAATTGAGTTTTTACAAGTAAGAATCAAATTGCAGAACTCTTCAACTGGAATTTTTGCttataaaaaatgcaattgtaGAGCCCTCTAATTAGTGAGCTCTGTGAATAttattcttactagtaaaaagcAATTTTAGATCTCTTTAATTGGAGTCGTTTCTAGTACAATTGTACTTGCAGAGCTCTGTAATTCAATTGAAGAGCTCTGCAATTGAAttattactagtaaaaatttaaGTAGAGAGCTCTGTGATTATAAttcttaaataaattaattgtagatCTCTTTAATTGGAGTTTTGTATCCTCGGGatagtaaaaatgcaattgcgGAGATCTGTAATTCAATTGTGGAGCTCTGCAATttcattcttactagtaaaaatgtcatTAGACAGCTCTGTTATTATAATACTTTCTAGTGAAAAATCAATTGTAGATCTCTTTAATTGGAGTTTCTACAATTGCAGTGCTCTGTAATTCAGTTGTAGAGATCTGCAACTGCCTTtgtactagtaaaaatgcaaacAGAGAGAAAATTCTTAGTTGAAAATCTATTTTACCGCTCTCTAATTTAAAAATGACTAGTAAAACTGCAATTAAACTAGTAATGCTGAGAGCGGTAAAAGCTAAATTGGCTTGCCATATGTTGCATATAAACCAGGCTTTACTTAATGTTTTATCTTCATATTTGATATTTGGTCTCTGTAGCATTGTCGTGAGGACAATTAAGAGAACTCAAGTCTTTTTAAGACTTAAATATTACAATATCTCACACAACTATTTGTCACTTTACTCAGACTTAAGCTGATGACTTGAGACATAGTCATTTATTCACAAACTAAGCTTCAATATAGCTTCTCTATTAATGGGGGCATTGACATttttatcaaaattattttactaGCTCCAGTATAATGtatgttaatgtttttaaagctactgtaatacaataacaatatcagaatttattccttaaagtgatagttcacccaaaagaaattgccattctgtcattatttactcactctcattgttccaaacccgactttctgtcttctgtggaacacaaaggagatgttaagcaggatGTGACTTTTATTGCATGTTTTTCCATGAAATGAAAATACGTAAAAGGTAAttgatgctaacattctgccacaTTTCTATTTTGTGGTccacataaaaaagaaagtcataaagctttggaacatgagggtgagtaaattaagaacTATCCCTATAATATTTAATTAGAAGGCCTTATCCCTGCACAACTcaaattaaatactttattaGGCTTGaaggtattaaaaaaatataataagatATGTCTTAGTAAAATAAGCATTAAGGTTGTAGTTATCTGTTGTGTTACAGCAGACACTAACTGCCTAGGAGAAAATAACCTTGTTGCACCACAATAACTTTTTGAGACTtagtttaagtagtttaaaaaaataaaatcaagtatTAGTTCAGAAGTTGGAGGCTGTCAAAAGAACAGACTTGTGCCACTAATAAAGAGACATGACAGATTCTCCATTCAGTAAGGAGGGGCGATGAGTCTGGGCAGCCTGCCAGACATCAGCACAAACAAACTACACATGCAATGCCACTGGCCCAATGGCCTCACCCTTATTTTTCCAAAACCTCCTGACATCTGCAAGATCTGTTCATAATATCCCACAAAGTTTTAATGGCATACACAATTACACTGTTACACAGTAAGAGATTTGCCTCTTCTAGCTTAACCAGATATTTAACTCAAGTTTTAACTAAGTAACCCAAGTAAAAACAGCTTATATTTCCCATTTTAAGCTCTGAAtaagtaatttattttctttgccagGTCAAGGGGGGAATGCCTGGAAATGAAAAGGGACAACATACAACTCAGAAATGAAGAGGAAACAGGCTGTTAAAAAAACGTGTGCTTCCTTTCCTGACTGGCTTCCTATTCCTGGGGATAGTGTGTCTGACTGTGAGCTGGCAGGGTCAGCAGCACTCACTGAGATCCTTTGAATTCAGACAGACCATTCACCCTCATAAAAAGCCATCTTACTTCCTCTGTCAGTTAGCAAGTGAGCCAAACAAAATTGGTCTCTGTACTTTAAATGACTCAGAACAGAATGTAGAGGGATTGTAAAAACTACAGTAATTACACATGTTGTAGTGGAGAGGCCAGAAGTGGGTGCCCAGACGTGGGTGGACCTTGGTAAAACAGGGTGGACCTCTATTCTGTGACTACTTTCTGATTTCATTGTGAATATTATTAAGTTTACCTCTTCCAGAGCCATTATGAGTCAATATTCACTCATTTACACAGCCTAatatacactcattgagcactttattaggaacactatggtcctaataaagtgcccaacatggtcttctgctgttgtagcccagcTGCAACAAGGTTCAACGAGTTGCGCATCctaagatgatattctgctcaccgtacagagtggttatctgagttatcatatcctttctgtcagctcgaaccagtctgaccattcaccattgacctctctcatcaacaagtcgttttcatctgcagaactgttgctcactggatgttttttgtttttgaggaaCTCTTGAGActgctgtgcgtgaaaatcccaaatcagctgttacagaaatactcaaaccagcccgtctggcaccaaaaatcatgccatggttgaaatctctgagatcacattttttcccatttttgatgcttgatgtgaacattaactggagctcctgacccgtatctgcatgatttgatttactcccaaaaatcagcttatttaaaaaatctgacaaagtaAGAAAACAGTGTTTACATAAGATTTTAAATAAcacgttattctctgcttttgatgtcaaaccgtGAAGAGACATGCGCTTAACACATGCGTTTGGATAAGCCGGTGAGAACACTGCTAAAGGTATTTACATGCCACACGAAATCCATGGGCAGAAACCTACCAGTGTTGACGTGTATTCTTATGGCGTTTATGACCTTACAGCGATAAAGGAATGCCTtttaatgcgtttacatgacctcACGTGTTGTCAGTTTATAAAGCAAAAtcggtgtaagaatgtgcatgtgaaCACGCTCATTGTTTCAATACTATTTTCTTTAATACTTCTTTTTTGGGGGGAGGCTATTGACAAGTGACAGTAATGTTTCACTACAAAATAATCTTTGTCACTCGGATGGACTTGACAgatttttagcagttttgtttAATTTCCCCGACAATTACCACTTGATACTGTCTTGATATAGACAATATTTCCATTTTTTGTAGGCCTATTAAATTCGTAGCAAGCGTTAGTCTGgtgataaatgttatttttaatcattttcagacatattcatattcaataaatattcatttatttttgttaaatcatgttaaataatgtaaaataattttgttgttgATAAATAATTGTTAGGCTATATCATTCCTTTGTACGCAAATTAGCGCATTTTGATgtcagttttcattaaaattgcttttttttctcaCAGTCACTTCACTTTTTGCACTCTAATTTTCCGTTTTAATGTGCTTTATTGGCAAGACAAATAATTGTAGGCTACATTCGTTGCCAAAGCAGTGGCAGCTGAGATGCATACAAAGAAAATAGTGCAAAAACAACATGTATAAATCAAGAGAAATGTCAAGAGACAAAATATAGAGCTCTTTAACTCTCTTGTGCACATACAGCATGCAAGCAAAGAGAGAAGCcatgcaaaataaaatgaaaatgcgcTAGGATTAAATGGTTTTTAATCAGTGctggaaagattttttttttttacttaagtaaaagtactgcaactgaagaaataattcacttgagtacaagaAGTAGTAGTATGACTTAACTAAGTGTAAATAAGTAGTTTACCGAAAAACTTTTACCGAAAAGTAGTTTACTCAAGTAATTACGTCACAAGTTACTTTATAaaagttatattatatatatatatataccatcgCTTCCATTTTATAACACAAAGACATTTATGTTCTTGAAAGAAACgtatgcttcctttcaccaaggatgcattaaattgataaaaaaaaaatactgccaaaatcattaattgcaaattattaCTACGGCTTGAGAAAAAGAATTTCAAACCaaaccccccaatgttcaagccaaatctacacccttgaaaATAGTTACGGAATTTAATGCAGGAGTACAATACCGAACTGATGCGAATTGATAGAAGCGGAGAGCCGTCTGTGCACGCAATGGCGCGAAGAACCAGACAGCGGAAAAACATTATATGTATGAATAATTCACTTTTAaccaactcaagtaaaagtacttttgttttatttatactttaCAAAGTAgaatgtactcaagtactgtaacaagagtagttgtaatttgttactttccacTTCTGCTTTTAATGTCAAATACACATGCCCAAAATATGACGTTGGTAAAGAGCACGTTAAAATGAAGGCTGGTCCCGGACATTCAGGTTATTTAGAAACCCTGGCCAAATGCTCTGCATGTATATGTAGCTATTGTGTTAGTAATTTGTGATGGATATTAAGCACCCTGCATGCCAAAGAACAGAAATACCATCCCATCTTGAAACTTTTACCACAATctcacataaatgtaaaaaaaaataagtgcaacAAAACCATGCAAAGTGGATCAATTATCTAGTGCTGAGTGGATCCGTTTACAGGAGCGACTCCGTGAGAAGCGCGATCCATTTGTTTTTAtcttatttgacattttttaaagaaataaatctGACATTATTTATAACAGGAAAGTGATGATTATCATGCATGTGACGAAATGCAGTTCATTTTTGATTGCAAACTATTACTATATTCCGGCCATTTTGATTGGGTGGACCAGTGCCACAATGGCCTCGCCCTTGACATGGTGATTTATGCACAAATTATTCTAAATGCTAAAAGATGATGCACAGTTTTAATTATCTTATGCAGCACATTTTAACATAAGCAGGTCAAAGATGTTTGTAATTTTGACAGTTTGCAGTAACCAAAATTATGCATACATTCATAATAGAATTACCCTATAGGCTCTATGATaaccaaaatgaaacaaaaaacaaattaaatacctAACAAAGCTGAAATTGATTTGTACCCAAATAGAAAAGGTGTCAATAAAGAAATAAACTTCGATGTTATACATAAATAACAGGGTAATATTATTACAaatgaaaattgaaaaaaataaaaaaaacatgagtgggtgaaaaaaaaaaaaacatcagccgAAGAAAAGACATGAGGCTATAACTGTTTCTGCTAGCAGGCAGGCGCATTCAGTCGGATACTTTCTTGAGTCGTCTGAAACTTCAGAATCAAAACTCTGCATGCATTTATTTCGTCTGGCAACAGGACGTTTTGCCATGATCTAGAATCAGTCCAGCTGAAATCTGGACGCGTCGATCGTGAAGTGGCAATCGCACGCCCTTTGAAACTATGTAGAGATGGAGTACATGAAACTGATTGGAATTGTTTTGGCAGTTTGTTTACATCCCAGCTGCGCATCGAAAGCGATCAGTGGTAAGTATATGCCTGTGCGTTATGTAAACGTTTCGTTTCATGCACAGTGATTTTCTCTCCGTAAGTTGTTATGGCTTTTGAAGTATCCTTTGACAGAAAAATGATCGTTTGAGTGCACTGCGCGCGAGACTGTTGCATAATCTGATAATTGTCACAATAATACGATGGTTTGTGTTTAAGAGACAAcataacacacatttttaaactatTCATGTTTTCCAGAACCTGAAAATATTTAGTGAAATGTAGTGTTTTGTTATTTCGGTTTAACCACCGTCTAATGatgaaacaaaacatttcttatgagttttatctttttatttacagTCGTGAATTGCGTTTTTCTACCTTTTACTCGCTTTTATTTATCGTTTAAGGGGGCATTCACACCGAACGCGTTTTTTGCGTCCGTCTGcgctgttctttttttttttttcaatagtttttcaatgtaaacacgtCTGTGGCCGTTACGCCGCGTCTTGCAGTAGAGTGTCGCGTTTTTTAGACGCCATGTCAACTTCAACTTGTAAAAAAGGGTTATCGAGAAACCTGCGTTCAGTTCtagcttattcttattctttttAGCACAATGACGTGTTATGACTGAACGGCCCCTtaagaatttatttaaatttgggtCACAGCACGCTGTTTATTAGTCAGGGAGGAAATGGCTGATGTTGTTGCACACATGACTTTGCTTGCTTTAGACGATTTTCCGCCTGACAGTTTGTGGACGTTCTCCTGGTAACCTCCTCCTCTCAGCCAACTTTCCTGTTACTGTCCCTATGATATTTCCATAATAGTACTTTGAGTTCAGCACTAAAGTGTTTTTGTGAGCTACTTCTTTGTTATGTGGCTTACAGATCAGAGGATATGCCGGAGAGGGACAGAAAAGCCCTGCTATAAGATCACAAGCTTCCAGGACAGCAGGCTCAGAGCAAGCTTTGAGGCAGCCAAACAGAAGTGCAGGGACGACGATGGAGAGCTGCTCAGCATTGAGACCGAGAATGAGCAGCGTCTGGTAGAGAGGTTTGTTCAGGAGTTCAGGGCCACAGATGGAGACTTCTGGATAGGTCTACGAAGGAACCCACAGTACAAAGACTCGGTTGCAGATTGTCCATCACAGTTTTACTGGCTGGATTACAGTCAGGCCACATTCAGGTGTGATATTAGCAGTCATAATATTCTGACAAATgtttaaacaaactttttttaGAATCATGTTCTGCATTGCTCCACACCACGTCTTGAAAACATGCATTGCAAAGTTACTTAAAATAGAAGTCTGTGACATAAGGCACTCTCAGCTGTCTTGTCTTAAGATAGACTTTTCATTagttacatgtgtgtgtgagcacactTTGTATCTCAGGAACTGGCTGGTGACTGAGCCCTCGTGCGGTCATGATCAATGTGTGGCTTTGCTCTACCGACCCTCCTCTTCTGCTGGCCAGAGGGAGCACAATCTGTTCAAGTGGACTGACAATAACTGCAATACCAAGAATAATTTCATCTGCAAGTACTCAGAAGGTGGGCCTTTGCTTATGTTAATGTTAGCTGTCACTTAAAGGTATTTAATAGGCAACAACTATGAGACGAGCATCTTTAAGTGTAAATAAGGGAACGAATTATGTAATAATTCGACTTCATTTAATGCTCTGCTGACTCCTTTGTGTTTAGAGAAGCATCCTGTTCCCACTCCAGAAGGAAATTTCACATCACACACAGGTAAACAAATCCTTACGTTTTATCTGATGTTTTTGCTACTTTTTCCTACACAATAATGGTATAATAATAATGGTGACCTTCAACTTCATTTCTTTATATTGCTATAACAAATAgggctgggaaaaaaaaaaatatatatatatatatacattttccgaTGTATCACAATCTTCTTTTGAACCATCTCGAATCTCAAATCCCAAGATCGAACTTTCACTCCATGTGGCAACCCTCTATAATGCAAGGCaatcactcacatatgcaacCAATTCTCACGCTATGCGAATACAAATTTAAacgattagccactggctggcaaacttttcatttcatttcattcacCAGTgattgaggttcacttataatgtcaGAAAATGATTTTGTTCAAAAACAGTCATTATATAGTACTAAATTACATTAAGTCACTCTGTCTCTTGCCCTCTGTCTGAAAAGCTCCGTTTTCTGTGCTGCCCCTTTAAGACTTCGATATACACGCACactgtgttatgattggctaaagtTTTTGAAGTGCAAACACCCCTAACACAACACTTGTGGaactcaggtttttttttttctaaatctgCAAGCGATTTACCTGAAAGCACTCCGTTCTATATGTCCCATTTTATGTGAAGCGCACAATGAAAGTTTGTAGTAAGGGTGCTTAAATACGCCTTCTGTGGGAAACACGGTGTCACGGCAACTGACATTGTGTCTAAAATGAGACACAgccactatactacacaactgTCTTTCGTTGCACTCTGCGCTATATTTAttcttatattataaatataattatcccTTACATCAAACATTCATGAGAAATTGTGCATTTCTTTGGTAACCATGTAAAAAGCACAATCCGCTTCGAATTCATGATTTAATTTGTGATA
This window harbors:
- the laynb gene encoding layilin isoform X4, coding for MEYMKLIGIVLAVCLHPSCASKAISDQRICRRGTEKPCYKITSFQDSRLRASFEAAKQKCRDDDGELLSIETENEQRLVERFVQEFRATDGDFWIGLRRNPQYKDSVADCPSQFYWLDYSQATFRNWLVTEPSCGHDQCVALLYRPSSSAGQREHNLFKWTDNNCNTKNNFICKYSEEKHPVPTPEGNFTSHTGLDHLTLVPKHPPNTLDNDRMKTDLSESSGVFCFRVKSRRRKEQNEIYAVPGQWLRTASPKSLNDYERDKFKQPGAHLEYMSSEIDTTFSVTSTNSQFEDYENVQSRITQCGFVTNDIYETCRNPSALEAGWVDNDIYGY
- the laynb gene encoding layilin isoform X2; this encodes MEYMKLIGIVLAVCLHPSCASKAISDQRICRRGTEKPCYKITSFQDSRLRASFEAAKQKCRDDDGELLSIETENEQRLVERFVQEFRATDGDFWIGLRRNPQYKDSVADCPSQFYWLDYSQATFRNWLVTEPSCGHDQCVALLYRPSSSAGQREHNLFKWTDNNCNTKNNFICKYSEEKHPVPTPEGNFTSHTGLDHLTLVPKHPPNTLDNDRMKTDLSESSVSLSDDTINIYYILLATLPVMLLLISVVSGVFCFRVKSRRRKEQNEIYAVPGQWLRTASPKSLNDYERDKFKQPGAHLEYMSSEIDTTFSVTSTNSQFEDYENVQSRITQCGFVTNDIYETCRNPSALEAGWVDNDIYGY
- the laynb gene encoding layilin isoform X3, coding for MEYMKLIGIVLAVCLHPSCASKAISDQRICRRGTEKPCYKITSFQDSRLRASFEAAKQKCRDDDGELLSIETENEQRLVERFVQEFRATDGDFWIGLRRNPQYKDSVADCPSQFYWLDYSQATFRNWLVTEPSCGHDQCVALLYRPSSSAGQREHNLFKWTDNNCNTKNNFICKYSEEKHPVPTPEGNFTSHTGLDHLTLVPKHPPNTLDNDRMKTDLSESSDDTINIYYILLATLPVMLLLISVVSGVFCFRVKSRRRKEQNEIYAVPGQWLRTASPKSLNDYERDKFKQPGAHLEYMSSEIDTTFSVTSTNSQFEDYENVQSRITQCGFVTNDIYETCRNPSALEAGWVDNDIYGY
- the laynb gene encoding layilin isoform X1, with the protein product MEYMKLIGIVLAVCLHPSCASKAISDQRICRRGTEKPCYKITSFQDSRLRASFEAAKQKCRDDDGELLSIETENEQRLVERFVQEFRATDGDFWIGLRRNPQYKDSVADCPSQFYWLDYSQATFRNWLVTEPSCGHDQCVALLYRPSSSAGQREHNLFKWTDNNCNTKNNFICKYSEEKHPVPTPEGNFTSHTGLDHLTLVPKHPPNTLDNDRMKTDLSESSAFLSVSLSDDTINIYYILLATLPVMLLLISVVSGVFCFRVKSRRRKEQNEIYAVPGQWLRTASPKSLNDYERDKFKQPGAHLEYMSSEIDTTFSVTSTNSQFEDYENVQSRITQCGFVTNDIYETCRNPSALEAGWVDNDIYGY